Proteins encoded by one window of Paenibacillus sp. DCT19:
- a CDS encoding sugar MFS transporter, with translation MATWFLIIIYLAFISLGLPDSLLGSAWPVMWPEIGSSVGSAGLISMIIAGGTIVSSLASGRMIRTIGTGKITMFSCLLTAVSLFGFSIAPSMVWFMLLAIPLGLGAGAVDAALNHYVAENYQAHHMNWLHCFWGIGATMGPIIMAGYIAGENSWRGGYTAVAIIQLILVVVLLVTLPLWKRVAATRESSRPERAETEQQSHTSLPVKVLNIRGVKPSLLAFLLYCGVETTVGLWGASYLVGTRSISAEVAATSISLYYAGVTFGRLITGFITLKVQNRLLIRYGQWVTIAGGIILLLPLPSTFSVAGFVLVGLGLAPIYPGLLHETPTRFGKENSAKLMGYQMAVAYSGTTLIPPLFGILAARIGTGAFPIVLFILLVLMLLSAETVNRLLLKPHKLGR, from the coding sequence GTAGGGTCGGCGGGATTAATATCGATGATTATTGCGGGAGGGACAATCGTTTCTAGTTTGGCAAGCGGCAGGATGATTCGGACGATAGGGACAGGCAAAATCACGATGTTCAGTTGTTTGTTAACTGCAGTTTCACTATTTGGGTTTTCGATCGCACCTTCGATGGTTTGGTTTATGCTACTTGCTATTCCATTGGGTCTTGGAGCTGGAGCGGTAGATGCCGCATTGAATCATTATGTAGCCGAGAATTACCAAGCACACCATATGAACTGGCTGCATTGCTTCTGGGGCATTGGTGCTACCATGGGGCCAATCATCATGGCTGGGTATATCGCAGGCGAGAACTCATGGAGAGGCGGTTATACAGCCGTTGCAATCATCCAGTTGATACTAGTCGTTGTATTGCTTGTAACCTTGCCTCTATGGAAACGTGTGGCTGCAACGCGAGAATCATCACGACCAGAGCGTGCAGAGACAGAGCAACAGTCGCACACGAGTCTTCCGGTGAAGGTACTGAATATTCGCGGAGTTAAGCCATCTTTGCTTGCCTTTTTGTTATATTGCGGAGTGGAAACCACCGTTGGATTATGGGGAGCCAGCTATTTGGTAGGTACGAGGAGCATTTCAGCGGAGGTAGCTGCAACGAGCATCTCACTTTATTATGCAGGTGTCACATTTGGTCGGTTGATTACAGGCTTTATTACGCTAAAAGTTCAAAATCGTCTGTTGATCCGGTATGGACAATGGGTAACGATAGCGGGCGGAATTATCTTATTGCTTCCACTGCCTTCCACGTTTTCTGTAGCAGGATTTGTTCTGGTGGGGCTTGGTCTCGCTCCGATCTACCCAGGGCTTTTGCATGAGACACCTACACGATTTGGCAAAGAAAATTCAGCCAAGCTAATGGGCTACCAGATGGCTGTTGCGTATAGCGGAACAACATTGATTCCTCCACTGTTCGGAATTCTGGCAGCGAGAATCGGTACGGGTGCTTTTCCCATTGTTTTGTTCATCCTGCTTGTCCTTATGTTGCTTAGTGCGGAGACAGTGAATCGTCTACTTCTTAAGCCACACAAGTTGGGGAGATGA